The following is a genomic window from Thermodesulfovibrionales bacterium.
GTTCTTGCATATAAATATTCAACCGACCAGACCCTCCACTGGGCAGACCCTTTCAGGCTTAATTGTCCAATGACACTAATGGGAATGTATCCAGTATTCGGTGACCCCTGTTCTCAGAATTATCAAGGACCTGTACCCGCTGTTACCCATCTTCACGGAGGTGAGGTGCCTCCGGAGATTGATGGAGGACCGGATTCATGGTTTACAAGTGATGGCATGTATTTTGGCTCAAAGTATTACACATTTGGAAAGGACCTGGGAATAAGTGGAAACTTCTCTCTGTATAAATATCCAAATGTACAGGAAGCAGCACCCCTGTGGTTTCATGACCACACTCTTGGCGCCACAAGGCTGAATGTATATATGGGTCTGGCAGGTGCCTATTATATCCATGACCCTTCTCAGAACCTTCCACCGAATCTTCAGCCCCTTAATGAGGTTGTGCCCCTCGTAATACAGGACAGAATGTTTGATACTACTGGTCAGCTATTCTTCCCAGCTGATAGTGCCGGTGGAATACCTGGAGTGTGAATCCCGAGCATCCTTACTGGGTACCAGAGTTTGTTGGAGATGTGATTGTTGTTAATGGAAAGGCATGGCCTTATCTGAATGTCCAGCCAAAAAGGTATAGATTCCTTATACTCAATGGCTCAAATGCAAGAACCTATGAGCTCTTTCTTGTGAATCCTGCTACAAAGACCATGGGACCTCCAATGTGGGTAATAGCAACTGATGGAGGTTATCTAGATGCTCCTGTAAAGGTAGATCCAAATCTCGGGCAGAAACTTGTCATTCAGCCCGGAGAAAGATATGAGGTGATAATTGATTTTGCCGGCTATTCAAATACGACACTCATAATGAGAAACACTGGAAGAACTCCCTATCCAAAGGGTGCTCCTCCGAATGGAAACACCCTTGGAAGGATAATCCAGTTCAGGGTTGGTCCTGGACCGGTTGTGGATAACAGCTACAACCCTGCAACCGGAATTCCTCTCAGAACAGGTACTCAGGTGATTCAGCGTCTTGCAAACCCGTTAACAGGAACAGTGGCCCCAGGTGTTATTGTGAATAAGATAAGGCAGCTAACACTCAATGAGGTCATGGGAATGCCAATGTGTGTACAGGACCCTGTAACGGGTCTTCAGACCTGTTATCCTGGTGGTCCTCTTGAGGTATTACTCAATAATACAAAATGGTCAGGTTATGTACACGGTGAAAAACCAAGGAGTGATTTTGTTCCCGTAACTGTTGGCGGAGAGACACTTTATTATTCAGAGATTCCTAAAGAGGGTGATACAGAGATATGGGAGATTGTTAATCTTACAGCAGATGCCCATCCAATACATCTTCATCTTGTACAATTCCAGA
Proteins encoded in this region:
- a CDS encoding multicopper oxidase domain-containing protein — protein: MNPEHPYWVPEFVGDVIVVNGKAWPYLNVQPKRYRFLILNGSNARTYELFLVNPATKTMGPPMWVIATDGGYLDAPVKVDPNLGQKLVIQPGERYEVIIDFAGYSNTTLIMRNTGRTPYPKGAPPNGNTLGRIIQFRVGPGPVVDNSYNPATGIPLRTGTQVIQRLANPLTGTVAPGVIVNKIRQLTLNEVMGMPMCVQDPVTGLQTCYPGGPLEVLLNNTKWSGYVHGEKPRSDFVPVTVGGETLYYSEIPKEGDTEIWEIVNLTADAHPIHLHLVQFQILNRQNFNLGNYLKVYNAAFGTNPANPLPPRCMPGMFCPAYGPPLDYNTGNLRALGGNPDITPYLQGKVIPPMPWEAGWKDTVIAYPGQVLRIIVRFAPADKPVSTPAANLYYPFDPSGNNFEYNYVWHCHIVDHEDNEMMRPDVISLNPLAPAPFLRPLRRGWEY